A stretch of the Sphingobacterium thalpophilum genome encodes the following:
- a CDS encoding DJ-1/PfpI family protein produces the protein MALFSNDLSKEPVFDGIGYEPSFFSRKAMVSTKTDYSKKKYNDTNKDTRKKILVLCTEQRYMTMKNGKKFSTGNHPVETLVPILHFEQAGFEVDFYTPNGDSVKFEMWAMPYEDEHIGKILEKYNTQFSNPHSLKDFIADSRKSYVDYVAVFIPGGHGAMLGLPESKDVKELINWVVAEDKYLLAICHGPAVLLSAADASSEGNFPYKGYKINSFPDEMDLTLPESGYQPGEMPWFNGEKLKKLGVEILNKKISGDCHVDRKLITADSPLAADKFGKICVEELLAYENQR, from the coding sequence ATGGCATTATTTTCAAACGATTTAAGCAAAGAGCCGGTATTTGACGGCATTGGTTATGAACCGTCGTTCTTTTCGAGAAAGGCAATGGTCTCGACCAAAACAGATTACAGCAAAAAAAAGTACAACGACACCAACAAGGATACCAGAAAAAAGATCCTCGTTCTCTGTACAGAACAACGCTATATGACAATGAAAAACGGAAAAAAATTCTCTACAGGTAATCACCCTGTAGAGACGCTGGTACCTATTCTTCATTTTGAGCAGGCGGGATTTGAAGTTGACTTTTACACGCCAAATGGCGATTCAGTTAAGTTTGAAATGTGGGCGATGCCCTATGAAGATGAACACATCGGTAAGATCCTCGAAAAGTACAATACGCAATTTTCAAATCCTCATAGCCTCAAAGACTTTATCGCTGACAGCCGGAAATCTTATGTGGACTATGTGGCTGTGTTTATTCCGGGAGGGCACGGAGCAATGTTGGGGCTGCCAGAAAGCAAAGATGTAAAGGAGCTGATCAATTGGGTGGTTGCTGAAGACAAATACTTGCTGGCGATCTGCCATGGCCCTGCGGTGCTCTTAAGTGCAGCGGATGCTAGCAGCGAGGGCAACTTTCCGTATAAAGGATATAAGATCAATTCTTTTCCTGATGAAATGGACCTTACATTGCCAGAAAGTGGATACCAACCCGGAGAGATGCCTTGGTTTAATGGAGAAAAATTAAAAAAGCTTGGTGTGGAAATTCTAAACAAGAAGATCAGCGGCGATTGTCATGTGGACAGAAAACTAATTACAGCAGACAGCCCACTTGCCGCGGATAAATTTGGTAAAATTTGCGTGGAAGAACTTCTTGCTTACGAAAATCAAAGATAA
- a CDS encoding DUF6807 family protein — protein MVGPIYAQHKQKITVRHDKLHKSVTVEADGQPFTALIYPDDLEKPTLFPIHAANGEVITRGYPLMSRANEPTDHPHHVGLWMNYESVNGLDFWNNSSAIPPDKNNKYGWIKTTAINEAKGGDTGLINYTANWCDIKQQVLLKESTTLVFQSTGRVRTIDRTTILTAQQPVSFTDVKDGLLGLRVAHELELPSDEERQFTDTHGVVSKEQS, from the coding sequence ATGGTCGGGCCCATATATGCACAACATAAACAAAAGATCACCGTCCGACACGATAAATTGCACAAAAGCGTTACTGTCGAAGCAGATGGCCAACCTTTTACTGCTCTTATTTATCCTGATGATCTGGAAAAACCGACGCTATTCCCCATCCATGCCGCCAATGGAGAAGTTATTACACGTGGCTATCCACTTATGTCACGAGCGAATGAACCCACCGACCATCCGCATCACGTTGGCCTATGGATGAACTATGAAAGTGTGAACGGACTCGATTTTTGGAACAATTCCTCTGCCATACCACCGGATAAAAACAACAAATACGGCTGGATTAAGACGACTGCCATCAACGAAGCTAAAGGTGGCGATACGGGACTCATAAACTATACCGCGAACTGGTGCGATATAAAACAACAGGTTTTGTTGAAAGAAAGTACCACGCTAGTCTTTCAGTCAACAGGAAGGGTCCGAACGATTGACCGTACTACCATCCTCACTGCTCAGCAACCAGTATCTTTTACCGATGTTAAAGATGGTCTACTCGGCCTGCGTGTTGCTCATGAACTGGAATTACCGTCCGATGAAGAACGTCAGTTTACCGATACGCATGGTGTAGTGAGTAAAGAGCAATCCTAA
- a CDS encoding pirin family protein, with the protein MVGDGFRVFNMVPGRGITKERMSPFLLLDFNAEYDFGPSDHPRGVDVHPHKGFETVTIAYKGSVAHHDSSGNSGVIHPGDVQWMTAGAGILHKEYHEENFSKTGGPFEMVQLWVNLPAKDKVTSPHYQAIAADQMGKVKLPQGAGLVNVIAGNFEDTKGHASTYTPVNVFDIKLEKGGRTDFSLPRTHNSAILVVNGEIEVNEELVKEHSFILFRNDGEEIFIRATEKAVLLVLSGEPINEPIASYGPFVMNTQEEIYQTFEDYQAGKFGTLD; encoded by the coding sequence ATGGTGGGTGACGGTTTCCGCGTGTTTAATATGGTGCCGGGTAGGGGTATTACAAAGGAAAGAATGAGTCCATTCTTGTTATTAGATTTTAACGCTGAGTATGATTTTGGCCCTTCTGACCATCCTCGCGGTGTTGATGTCCATCCCCATAAAGGATTTGAAACAGTGACAATTGCTTATAAAGGAAGCGTTGCTCACCATGATAGTTCCGGCAATAGTGGAGTTATCCATCCGGGCGATGTACAATGGATGACTGCTGGCGCGGGAATATTGCATAAAGAATATCATGAGGAAAACTTTTCGAAGACAGGTGGTCCTTTTGAAATGGTACAATTATGGGTGAATCTGCCTGCGAAAGATAAAGTCACATCGCCACATTATCAGGCGATCGCGGCTGACCAAATGGGTAAAGTGAAGCTGCCTCAGGGAGCAGGGCTCGTCAATGTAATCGCAGGAAATTTCGAAGATACAAAAGGCCACGCGAGTACGTATACGCCGGTGAACGTGTTCGACATCAAACTGGAAAAAGGCGGTCGCACTGATTTTTCGCTTCCCCGAACGCATAATTCGGCTATACTCGTCGTTAATGGTGAGATCGAGGTGAATGAAGAATTAGTCAAAGAGCATAGCTTTATCCTGTTTAGAAATGACGGAGAAGAGATTTTTATTCGGGCGACGGAAAAAGCCGTATTGCTCGTTTTGAGTGGTGAACCTATCAATGAGCCCATTGCAAGTTACGGTCCTTTCGTGATGAATACTCAGGAAGAGATCTATCAGACCTTTGAAGATTATCAGGCTGGGAAATTCGGGACACTCGATTAA
- a CDS encoding DUF6807 family protein, with the protein MGRKGGDTISIVIMDHPDNIGYPTYWHARGYGLFAANPLGQKVFSKGAEALNLTLKPGKSVTFRYRIVIASDNKRLSTKEIGRLSDNFAKSR; encoded by the coding sequence ATGGGAAGAAAGGGGGGGGATACGATCAGTATTGTTATCATGGACCACCCCGACAATATAGGATATCCAACCTACTGGCATGCGAGAGGCTATGGGCTTTTTGCCGCCAATCCATTAGGACAGAAAGTGTTCAGCAAAGGTGCTGAAGCCCTAAATTTGACATTGAAACCGGGAAAGTCTGTCACATTTCGATATCGCATCGTGATCGCGTCGGATAATAAAAGACTGTCTACAAAAGAAATCGGCCGGTTGTCCGACAATTTTGCTAAGTCCCGATGA
- a CDS encoding TetR family transcriptional regulator C-terminal domain-containing protein, which produces MGLAIINEILKPTLNGSFIEPLRSGADPVHSIYGLIRYLLLEDEFLQVEYGCPAANFTQEMTPWDSKFTKVLEELADEWAKVMVAALERGQQDGLIRADVVPGQVTLFVISGYWGIRNFGKLANSKTVYLPYLKELKNYLASLR; this is translated from the coding sequence ATGGGCCTAGCCATCATAAACGAAATACTAAAACCGACTTTAAACGGAAGTTTTATCGAGCCTTTACGGTCTGGGGCAGATCCTGTCCATAGCATCTACGGGCTGATCCGTTATCTATTGTTGGAAGATGAATTCTTACAGGTCGAATATGGCTGTCCCGCAGCCAATTTCACCCAGGAAATGACGCCCTGGGATTCCAAGTTCACTAAAGTACTGGAAGAGCTTGCGGATGAATGGGCAAAGGTCATGGTGGCGGCACTTGAAAGAGGGCAACAGGATGGGCTGATTCGCGCCGATGTGGTGCCTGGGCAAGTTACGCTTTTTGTCATATCTGGCTATTGGGGCATCCGGAATTTCGGAAAACTGGCAAACAGCAAAACCGTTTATTTGCCCTACCTGAAAGAATTAAAGAATTACTTGGCGAGCCTCAGATAA
- a CDS encoding DUF3817 domain-containing protein has protein sequence MKHYFITSVGRLRLLAFLEGVSLLVLVFVAVPMKHFFDNPAAVKAIGPVHGALFLLFIFNALRVGVEERWKFRETTWKVLLACFVPFGTFYIDYSILRNLDSRD, from the coding sequence ATGAAACACTATTTTATTACATCTGTCGGCCGGCTAAGGCTGCTCGCTTTTTTGGAAGGCGTTTCTTTGCTCGTACTTGTTTTTGTAGCAGTACCGATGAAACATTTTTTTGACAACCCTGCAGCTGTAAAGGCTATAGGTCCTGTGCACGGCGCATTGTTTCTTCTTTTCATTTTCAATGCACTTCGGGTTGGCGTCGAAGAGCGGTGGAAATTTCGGGAAACGACTTGGAAGGTCCTTTTGGCCTGTTTTGTGCCCTTTGGCACATTTTATATCGATTACAGCATTCTTCGCAACCTCGATTCGCGGGACTAA
- a CDS encoding NPCBM/NEW2 domain-containing protein, producing MNVQVAKKIFRKIWLSILLLTFSHFVHASIQTSNNKHVNTVRVVYFYAADVEAPQGWSNRLDRILRDISSYYKEELENSGVKSSGIPFETENSGYRYHLVQGCKPSADYNINSGTEIEKEIFEKLAPVMNPSIEHILVITSLNYKNEKGTYVFHSPYYGRGSASSGLCMVADCELLDPEFLSDSTTKMVFTEMFATDKECSVGEFNSWYLGGIAHEMGHLFGLPHDNGFPGEFNKNKISLMGEYGSRHYKEEKWGGIVSSKLSRASVFQLSSHPIFTQRPKSIYNKNEFLLQSYNLSLSESNTKLKLYYHADTIPYGAVTLVRPYHISEYLSSSYITVINQRNSAEIDISGFELNTPHEIRILFLFNNGSIKEYRKMILHNDGGHFLTLDNYGQATVNDLIRLIERDDQHSQRQTKLKLLHQLLQDQTPVSLDNTNLDSIFLSDAKWDDASVGWENPARNFYTTESNKLFFLESNGKIFNKGLYAHSPSVYKYSLARKWKKLHIMAALRDGADKPEGIQFFIRGNGKILSSHDVKPGEQHCFDLDVTEIDDLELCTQDRTGNNFNAWSIWCEPQLTR from the coding sequence TTGAACGTACAAGTAGCTAAGAAAATTTTCCGAAAAATATGGCTGTCCATTTTGTTATTAACGTTTAGCCATTTCGTGCACGCGTCTATACAAACCAGCAACAATAAACATGTTAACACAGTTCGGGTTGTTTATTTTTACGCTGCTGACGTAGAGGCGCCTCAAGGTTGGAGTAACCGCCTAGATCGAATTCTTAGAGATATCTCGTCCTATTACAAAGAGGAACTTGAAAATTCAGGCGTTAAAAGTAGCGGAATTCCATTTGAAACGGAAAATTCGGGCTATCGATACCACCTCGTTCAAGGCTGTAAGCCGTCAGCTGATTATAACATAAATTCTGGGACAGAAATAGAAAAGGAAATTTTCGAAAAGTTAGCCCCTGTTATGAATCCAAGTATAGAGCATATCCTTGTAATTACTTCATTAAACTATAAAAATGAGAAAGGTACCTATGTATTTCATTCGCCATACTACGGAAGGGGATCTGCTTCCTCTGGGTTGTGCATGGTTGCAGACTGCGAACTTTTGGACCCGGAATTCCTAAGCGACTCAACAACAAAAATGGTTTTTACAGAAATGTTTGCCACCGATAAAGAATGTTCTGTCGGAGAGTTCAACAGTTGGTATTTAGGGGGAATAGCTCATGAAATGGGCCATTTGTTCGGATTACCACATGACAACGGCTTTCCTGGCGAATTCAATAAAAATAAAATCTCCTTAATGGGAGAATATGGTAGCCGACATTACAAAGAAGAAAAATGGGGTGGTATAGTCTCCTCTAAGTTATCCCGGGCCTCGGTGTTTCAGTTGAGTAGTCATCCGATTTTTACTCAAAGGCCAAAATCTATTTACAATAAGAATGAATTTCTACTGCAATCCTACAACTTATCTCTTTCCGAAAGTAATACGAAGCTAAAACTGTATTACCATGCAGACACAATACCATACGGCGCTGTCACGTTAGTTCGTCCTTACCATATCTCAGAATATCTGAGCAGCAGCTATATCACGGTCATCAATCAAAGAAACTCAGCAGAGATTGACATTTCTGGTTTTGAGCTCAATACACCTCATGAAATCAGGATATTATTTTTGTTTAACAATGGATCTATTAAAGAATACCGAAAAATGATACTGCATAACGATGGTGGTCATTTTTTGACTTTGGATAATTATGGTCAAGCAACTGTAAATGACCTTATCAGATTAATAGAACGCGATGACCAACATAGTCAAAGACAGACAAAACTAAAACTATTACACCAATTGTTGCAAGACCAAACACCAGTAAGCCTTGACAACACAAATCTTGACAGCATTTTTCTTTCGGATGCAAAATGGGATGACGCATCTGTAGGCTGGGAAAACCCCGCACGAAATTTTTACACTACTGAATCGAACAAACTATTTTTCCTGGAAAGCAATGGTAAGATATTTAATAAAGGGTTATATGCACATTCCCCTTCTGTTTATAAGTACAGTCTAGCAAGAAAGTGGAAAAAACTGCATATCATGGCTGCTTTACGGGACGGAGCAGACAAACCCGAAGGTATTCAATTTTTCATTCGAGGTAATGGAAAAATACTGTCTTCGCACGATGTCAAACCAGGCGAACAGCATTGTTTTGATCTAGATGTAACAGAAATCGATGATCTCGAGCTTTGCACACAAGATAGGACAGGAAACAACTTTAATGCTTGGTCGATCTGGTGTGAACCACAGCTGACTAGATAG
- a CDS encoding MBL fold metallo-hydrolase encodes MLRQIAPEVYQLSLLPRDSINCYIIEGVLVDSGIRSSYTAIKQALQSIHVYQHILTHAHADHQGCSDRVCADFDIPLFCHPAEVFRTESGLVTSDYPAPHHCVARLQQKYWAGQGHSVAGTVVENDRIGNFRVIETPGHSAGHISLFRERDGVLILGDVATNMNLLTTATGLRLPPKLFTSDQQLNIKSLQKLAKLSPAIICFGHGPVMRNTDHQFERFVATQLLKSDRWYKGHSSIKFNE; translated from the coding sequence ATGTTACGTCAAATTGCTCCTGAAGTGTACCAGCTTTCACTGCTGCCCCGCGATAGCATTAATTGCTATATTATAGAAGGTGTATTGGTAGACTCCGGTATACGAAGTTCCTATACGGCCATAAAGCAAGCTCTCCAGAGCATTCACGTTTACCAACATATCCTGACGCATGCACACGCAGATCACCAAGGCTGTAGCGATCGGGTATGTGCGGATTTTGACATTCCCTTATTCTGTCATCCTGCTGAAGTATTCAGAACCGAATCAGGCTTGGTAACCAGCGACTACCCAGCTCCGCATCATTGCGTCGCCAGACTTCAACAAAAATATTGGGCAGGGCAGGGGCATTCCGTCGCAGGGACGGTCGTAGAAAACGATAGGATTGGAAACTTTCGGGTCATAGAGACACCCGGACATTCGGCCGGGCACATTTCTTTGTTCCGTGAACGAGACGGTGTTCTCATACTCGGTGACGTAGCGACGAATATGAATCTGCTTACCACAGCCACAGGCCTGCGGCTGCCACCAAAGCTATTTACTTCAGATCAGCAACTCAATATCAAATCATTGCAGAAATTAGCAAAACTGAGTCCTGCTATCATATGTTTTGGACACGGACCCGTCATGCGAAATACCGATCATCAGTTTGAGCGATTTGTGGCTACGCAGCTGCTAAAATCGGATCGTTGGTACAAAGGTCACTCGAGTATTAAGTTTAATGAGTGA
- a CDS encoding Gfo/Idh/MocA family protein — MNGSRRDFIKKASLLGASLYTGANAFSASSYRRILGANERINIGVIGFSDRHKGAHAPSFLAAYKDLNFDIIAVSDIWRLRREEGTDFWKQKLGHDITSCRNNEELYGLKDIDAVMISTADFQHALHAIEAVKAGKDAFVEKPLAETMDDARAVLKAVRDSGKIVQIGSQRRSGANYFAADDFIKSGKFGDIVMVELTWNVNQPGRWRRPSLVAKLREEDVDWRRFLLNRPYEAFDARHYLEYRLFWPYSSGIPGQWLCHQIDTVHWFSGLPHPRSVAVNGGNYVWKDGRENADTFTAVFDYGPFDDKTKGFQVLFKSRQTNSGVADGEEVKEIYYSNGGTLNLDTNKITPLGGLTEKYASMMGLKPNLLPETSLNDIRVATSADTGGDPVTMAHIRNWMECVRSRREPNATVEAGYNHSIAVIMANAAYRTGQKVIFDRERQEVIAGDKVFKY; from the coding sequence ATGAATGGTTCAAGACGAGATTTTATCAAAAAAGCAAGCTTGCTTGGAGCAAGTCTGTATACTGGGGCTAATGCTTTCAGTGCCTCCAGTTATCGCAGAATCCTTGGTGCAAATGAACGCATAAATATCGGTGTAATTGGATTTTCTGACCGCCACAAGGGAGCTCACGCGCCCTCGTTTCTGGCCGCTTACAAAGATTTAAATTTTGACATCATTGCTGTGAGCGATATCTGGAGACTACGTCGGGAGGAAGGAACTGACTTTTGGAAACAAAAGCTGGGACACGATATCACCTCTTGTCGGAACAATGAAGAGCTTTATGGACTGAAAGACATTGACGCTGTAATGATTTCAACGGCGGACTTCCAGCATGCGCTGCATGCAATTGAAGCCGTTAAGGCCGGTAAAGATGCGTTTGTCGAAAAACCGCTGGCAGAAACCATGGATGACGCACGAGCCGTATTAAAAGCGGTAAGAGATAGTGGCAAGATTGTACAGATTGGATCGCAGCGGAGGAGCGGAGCGAATTATTTTGCCGCGGATGATTTTATAAAAAGCGGAAAATTCGGCGATATTGTGATGGTAGAGCTTACGTGGAATGTCAATCAGCCTGGCCGTTGGCGCAGACCATCCTTAGTCGCCAAGCTTCGGGAAGAAGATGTGGATTGGCGGCGCTTTTTGCTCAACAGGCCGTATGAAGCATTCGATGCGAGACATTATCTCGAATACAGGTTATTTTGGCCATACTCATCTGGTATTCCCGGACAATGGTTATGTCATCAGATCGACACGGTACACTGGTTTAGCGGCCTTCCCCATCCACGCAGCGTAGCAGTCAACGGCGGAAATTATGTATGGAAAGATGGACGCGAGAATGCCGATACATTTACTGCAGTATTTGATTACGGCCCATTTGATGATAAGACCAAAGGGTTTCAGGTGTTGTTCAAGTCGAGACAGACTAATTCCGGTGTTGCAGATGGGGAAGAGGTAAAAGAAATATACTACAGTAATGGCGGGACACTTAACCTCGATACGAATAAAATCACGCCTTTAGGAGGCCTTACCGAAAAATATGCCAGCATGATGGGCCTCAAGCCCAATCTATTACCCGAAACAAGCTTAAATGATATTCGTGTAGCGACATCGGCTGATACCGGAGGTGATCCCGTAACCATGGCCCATATACGCAATTGGATGGAATGTGTACGCAGTCGTAGGGAACCCAATGCGACCGTCGAGGCGGGCTATAATCATTCGATCGCCGTCATTATGGCCAACGCTGCCTACCGTACGGGCCAAAAAGTAATCTTCGACCGTGAACGACAGGAAGTTATCGCCGGTGATAAGGTATTCAAATATTAA
- a CDS encoding TonB-dependent receptor domain-containing protein yields the protein MVPHQKRIFFASLATLVTAGSVQAQNEASVDTLRNIKLPTARATGLIMDQWQKTKLDRNQLDRAQAQTIGETLSHISGVQNASFGPNVGMPMIRSLSGSRVSVLNNGLSINDLSGISPNLNPNIDIHNLREVDLYKGASTVLFGGKAIGGAVNLQDNTIPIARLEKRIKGQAVSELGTNSGNIQSLSLNTNIGNYWVAHIGAMRQAHGHLKIPGNTKAPIAYDPTIDPLTAAMAQVNVERETVQNLTLYPYLSRFVLDNMGDPTWGLSEADLYTFESYSFINGERVPNPKNDKYIAGQDPNTPLYSEVVHGITDYAPVKKGIMPNSHADRRSVNAGASYLRENFRIGLGLYALEGYYGVPGFAQLNRPVHSHTAAWIPVYEAINTRTYSYAWQLESALKTKTKLMSEIKLKYRGELSDDRELLGKYRVNKFDSQRHTLRTELTQQFRFFWHSVSGFDFSYLELKGQGERRYIPNSSSCEGGMFTLQSLDFYPIAFKLGYRHDWASRRALSDPTYQRSRGLSGGSLSDRHFQLNQLSGDMRYTLFDIAYVQATCSHAERAPGVNELYAGNDHFAMLVEENGDDRLVKELSNSYEFSGGIKHGGFKLSAARYRSFFKNYLYLAHTGISRSGGFLVKEWRASDTEIHGWELEGGYMHTWSANRQVEMNAYADLVKNMNTSDDSMRKWAEGDYMPNLPTSRYGISLSVQFKNFFGSGNFERYLKQRYLGKNINMEPAMPAYSLVAGQLGYKMRIKSYEIMYFISGTNLLNTEARPQNSTLKYLAPLPGRNISFGLKLII from the coding sequence ATGGTACCCCATCAGAAAAGAATATTTTTCGCATCCCTGGCTACGTTGGTGACTGCAGGATCTGTACAGGCACAAAACGAAGCATCAGTCGATACATTGCGAAACATCAAGCTGCCGACCGCGCGCGCGACTGGCCTTATCATGGATCAATGGCAGAAGACAAAGCTTGATCGAAATCAGCTGGACCGTGCCCAGGCACAGACGATTGGCGAGACTTTGAGCCATATTTCAGGCGTGCAGAACGCTTCTTTTGGGCCCAATGTGGGGATGCCCATGATACGCAGTCTTAGCGGAAGCAGAGTCAGTGTGTTGAACAATGGTCTTTCGATCAATGATTTATCGGGAATCAGTCCAAACCTAAACCCCAATATTGATATCCACAATCTACGTGAAGTAGACCTGTATAAAGGAGCTTCGACTGTATTATTTGGCGGAAAAGCGATCGGTGGGGCGGTAAATCTGCAAGATAATACGATTCCTATAGCTCGTTTAGAAAAGCGGATCAAAGGCCAGGCGGTATCAGAATTGGGTACGAATAGCGGAAATATCCAATCGCTCTCTCTGAACACCAATATTGGAAATTACTGGGTGGCACATATCGGCGCTATGCGACAAGCGCATGGTCATCTCAAAATACCCGGTAATACTAAAGCTCCGATTGCCTATGATCCAACAATTGATCCACTAACCGCCGCCATGGCACAGGTAAACGTCGAGCGCGAGACCGTTCAAAATCTGACCTTATATCCGTATTTGAGCCGGTTTGTACTCGATAACATGGGCGATCCAACCTGGGGCTTGTCCGAAGCTGATCTATATACCTTCGAAAGTTATTCGTTTATCAATGGCGAAAGGGTACCGAACCCTAAAAATGACAAATATATCGCGGGACAAGATCCAAATACGCCACTTTATTCCGAAGTTGTCCATGGGATTACAGATTACGCTCCTGTGAAAAAGGGCATAATGCCCAACAGTCATGCCGACAGACGTTCGGTTAATGCAGGAGCTAGTTACCTCAGGGAAAACTTTCGGATAGGTCTGGGATTATATGCCCTTGAAGGTTATTATGGTGTCCCCGGATTTGCTCAGCTGAATAGGCCTGTCCACAGCCATACAGCGGCCTGGATTCCGGTCTATGAAGCAATCAATACACGTACTTATTCCTATGCCTGGCAATTGGAATCTGCCTTAAAAACAAAAACAAAACTGATGTCAGAGATCAAACTGAAGTATAGAGGTGAACTATCCGATGATCGCGAACTTCTGGGCAAATATCGTGTCAATAAGTTTGATAGCCAGCGCCATACGCTTCGTACAGAGCTAACACAGCAATTCAGGTTTTTTTGGCATAGTGTCAGCGGATTTGACTTTTCCTATTTGGAATTAAAGGGACAAGGTGAGCGGCGCTATATTCCCAATAGTTCGAGTTGTGAAGGTGGGATGTTTACGTTGCAGTCGCTTGATTTTTACCCGATTGCTTTTAAGCTGGGCTATCGTCATGATTGGGCTAGCCGCCGTGCGCTGAGCGATCCCACTTACCAGCGGAGCCGGGGGCTTTCCGGAGGAAGTCTCTCTGACCGGCATTTTCAGTTAAACCAGCTTTCTGGAGATATGCGATATACCTTATTTGATATTGCTTATGTACAAGCTACATGCTCCCATGCGGAGCGCGCGCCAGGGGTTAATGAGCTTTACGCTGGTAATGATCATTTTGCAATGTTGGTAGAGGAGAATGGGGACGACCGGTTAGTGAAGGAGCTTTCAAACTCCTATGAGTTTTCTGGGGGAATAAAACATGGTGGGTTTAAATTATCGGCCGCCCGTTATCGAAGCTTTTTTAAGAATTATTTATATCTTGCCCATACCGGCATTTCTCGCTCTGGTGGATTCTTGGTAAAAGAATGGCGGGCATCGGACACGGAAATTCACGGCTGGGAACTGGAAGGCGGCTATATGCATACATGGTCTGCAAATCGCCAGGTAGAAATGAATGCTTATGCTGATCTTGTCAAAAATATGAATACCTCCGATGACAGCATGCGTAAATGGGCAGAAGGCGACTACATGCCAAATCTACCAACAAGCCGATATGGAATTTCATTGTCAGTACAATTCAAAAACTTCTTCGGAAGTGGCAATTTCGAACGGTACTTGAAACAACGATATTTAGGTAAAAATATCAATATGGAACCGGCAATGCCTGCTTACTCGCTGGTAGCAGGACAATTGGGTTATAAAATGAGAATTAAAAGCTATGAAATTATGTATTTCATTAGTGGAACAAACCTACTGAATACCGAAGCACGTCCGCAAAACTCAACCCTTAAATACTTGGCGCCACTTCCCGGCCGTAATATTTCGTTCGGTTTAAAATTAATCATATAA
- a CDS encoding Crp/Fnr family transcriptional regulator — translation MADVLTSYLFSTGQLSAEEVECSIPFFRRIILKKGDFFMREDEFCRHIGFIACGAVKAYATDDEGKVNITCFKFENEFVTSFAEFVAQEKSCRSIQAIEDSIIYEINYPGYQHLLLNVNAWNSIIKLILEQEYKQKERYLLNYNNRSAVDKYRHVLCSEPMLVQRVTNQDLASYLGITQRSLTRAKGQIHKLNVL, via the coding sequence ATGGCTGATGTATTAACAAGTTATCTATTTTCAACAGGACAGCTATCAGCTGAGGAAGTCGAGTGTTCTATACCGTTCTTCCGGCGCATCATCTTAAAAAAGGGCGACTTTTTTATGCGTGAAGATGAGTTCTGTCGCCACATAGGCTTTATTGCCTGCGGAGCCGTAAAAGCCTATGCTACCGACGACGAAGGGAAGGTAAATATCACCTGCTTTAAGTTTGAAAACGAATTTGTCACCTCGTTTGCTGAGTTTGTGGCGCAGGAAAAATCCTGCAGGAGTATCCAGGCGATAGAAGATAGTATAATCTATGAAATAAACTATCCCGGCTATCAGCATTTGCTACTTAATGTCAATGCTTGGAACAGCATTATAAAGTTGATATTGGAGCAGGAGTATAAACAGAAAGAACGTTATCTACTGAACTACAACAATCGGTCTGCAGTGGATAAATATCGCCATGTCCTGTGCAGTGAACCGATGCTCGTCCAGCGCGTAACTAATCAAGATCTCGCATCCTACCTCGGCATCACCCAGCGGTCGCTTACACGTGCCAAAGGACAAATACATAAACTCAATGTATTATAG